The stretch of DNA TTACGCCCCTTTTTACCTTTTCAAGGTCTCCGCAGTATGTTATTTTTTTATATTTTTCTGGATTAAGGGTATCTATACTAACATTTACTCTATTAAGACCTGCATCCTTTAACTTTTGAGCACATTCTTCTAAAAAAATGCCATTGGTAGTTAGTGAAATATCTTTCAGATTATCATCTGAAATACTTTCAATTATTTGAGGTAAATCATTTCTTAAAAGTGGTTCTCCCCCTGAGATTTTTACCTTTTTTATGCCAAATTTAAGAGATGTTTTTACAATTTTTCCGAGCTCCGATGGTGTCATCAAATTAATATTTTCACTATCATGCCCTTCTCTATGACAATAAAAACACTTTAAATTACATTTTGGAGTTATTGAAATTCTTAGGGACCTTATTTCTCTACCAAATCGGTCTTTCATAATATCACTTTAATATATAAATTATATAAATTAAATTTAAGTATTATTGGCTATTAATTACTATTATCTATTAATTACTATTAACTTATTTAAACTTAATTAAGTGGATATGATAAATAGGTAGATTAAGATATAATATAAAAAAGAATTAATTCATGTTAATTTACTAATAAAAATAAGAATAAAATAATAACTAAAATAAACTAAGTAGTAAAAATATTATTAAAAAATAAAAAAGATTAGTTATTTATTCCTTTTTCTCTTCATTTTTTTCTTCTTTTTTCTTTAAAAAAGTATCTACGAATGATACCTTTTCAACACCAAGTCTTTTTATAATTTCATTGGCTATTGCCATTTTAATCATTTGAAGATTTTTCATAAATACAGTATTTTCTGGGAGATTTATTGTAGCTGTATTTTTTGTTAATTTTATCTTTACATCGTCTGTATTTGTTCTTGGCATATATAATTTTATTAATTCTTTAACAATCTCTTCTGGTTCTTCAACAACTTCTTCGACTTTTAAAACATACTTCACAGGTTTTCCAGCTAATTCGTGGTTAAAATCAACTAAAACTCTTCCACCATTCACGCTTGCGACTTTTCCAACATTTCCATCAATGGTAATTGGCATTCCAACAACGGGATTTACCTTGTGTTTTTTAAATTCTTTAATTGAAACAATTTTAACTTTTGAAGGGTCTCTTTTACCAAATGCTTTTTCAGGAGGTAATTCTAACTCTCTCTCTTCTCCAACTTCCATTTCCAACAATGCTTCATCTAAACCAGGAACTAACATGCCTGAACCTACTGAAACAGTAACTGGTCCATATATCATTGTTGGGCTGTATATGCCTTCTT from Methanothermococcus okinawensis IH1 encodes:
- a CDS encoding peptidylprolyl isomerase; translated protein: MEKGKLVKISYNGYVNGKLFDTTDEELAKKEGIYSPTMIYGPVTVSVGSGMLVPGLDEALLEMEVGEERELELPPEKAFGKRDPSKVKIVSIKEFKKHKVNPVVGMPITIDGNVGKVASVNGGRVLVDFNHELAGKPVKYVLKVEEVVEEPEEIVKELIKLYMPRTNTDDVKIKLTKNTATINLPENTVFMKNLQMIKMAIANEIIKRLGVEKVSFVDTFLKKKEEKNEEKKE